A genomic stretch from Chryseobacterium sp. SNU WT5 includes:
- a CDS encoding S8 family peptidase: MKKKYHLEIPKDNISKKEINKTGFGESVPRFSYSEHGISLRNKKNQFKEIEYSKKDLKVISNVFLQLSTLDNMNIKSHILKIENLGFELVSLNFENKSIANFKINDDKFQEFEVKLDEYISTPENKYKTYFSAIENIKAIPIETKVSHDIDINSELRYDLLIQFFDGIKKEEIESLEKLIRKEFLQNNFEYNFSNISNRIVTIKTRLNGSEINTILNEFNSIKEISLNQNYFITNSVKGELIADDIKFEDVSSSSAICIFDSGITTSGKIIPNFVRDRINSYIPAGSVSPQYSHGTFVASRCIFGDDIEFQITTKNLKPYCYVIDVPVFGIDSFNNILGLNDFDLANAITEVVESLYLEVKVYNLSLGNPNSLRDNERSHLGKTLDFLSKEFDVLFVISSGNINSSLGTYPENHFSNVNARIGSPAESLLGLTVGSIAKYDDHGSLTKRDLISPFSKIGPGTDGGLKPELVSHGGNLMSPYTSFPRISACGLFEDGLSLSYDNGTSFSSPIISRHAQMLFDYYPFAKTNLIKALLIHFAEKREVFENFDFDFKFTGFGEPLIQNALYANKTATYLYQGELDMDNYDYVKFNIPDIFHDGNLESKLKLKITIVYNPEVNLNNDYEYSKTRLSVKLVKNTAVGLKEISLSNSNIYTKQWSPILQFEKSFTRNFDAGEWEVALRLYTRSITDVNFKQDYAIIIEVMDENGNINVYDEIKNDTSLNYNSFENDVYNINYA; this comes from the coding sequence ATGAAAAAGAAATACCATTTAGAAATTCCTAAAGATAATATTTCAAAAAAGGAGATAAATAAAACTGGATTCGGTGAATCTGTACCAAGATTCAGTTATTCTGAACATGGGATTTCTTTACGAAATAAAAAAAATCAATTTAAAGAAATTGAGTATTCAAAAAAGGATTTGAAGGTAATAAGCAATGTATTCTTACAACTTTCAACACTTGACAACATGAATATTAAATCGCATATTCTCAAAATAGAGAATTTAGGATTTGAATTAGTTTCCTTAAATTTCGAAAATAAATCTATTGCGAATTTTAAAATTAATGATGATAAATTTCAAGAATTTGAAGTAAAATTAGACGAGTATATTAGTACACCAGAAAACAAATATAAGACTTACTTTTCCGCCATTGAAAATATAAAAGCAATACCTATTGAAACCAAAGTGTCTCATGATATTGATATTAATTCAGAGTTAAGGTATGATTTGCTTATCCAATTCTTCGATGGAATAAAAAAAGAAGAAATTGAATCTTTAGAAAAATTAATAAGAAAAGAGTTTCTTCAGAATAATTTCGAATATAATTTTTCAAATATTTCAAATCGCATAGTAACTATTAAAACAAGATTGAATGGTTCGGAAATTAATACTATCTTGAATGAATTTAACTCGATTAAAGAGATTTCTTTAAATCAAAATTACTTCATTACAAATTCTGTCAAAGGAGAACTAATTGCAGATGACATAAAATTCGAAGATGTATCTTCAAGTTCTGCAATTTGTATATTTGATTCAGGAATAACTACTAGTGGTAAAATAATTCCAAATTTTGTTCGAGATAGAATTAACTCTTATATTCCAGCAGGTTCGGTATCACCTCAATATTCCCACGGAACATTTGTCGCAAGTCGTTGTATTTTCGGTGATGACATAGAATTTCAAATTACCACTAAAAATTTAAAACCATATTGTTATGTTATTGATGTTCCAGTTTTCGGGATTGATAGTTTTAATAATATACTTGGATTAAATGATTTTGATTTAGCAAATGCTATTACAGAAGTAGTTGAATCATTATATTTAGAAGTTAAAGTCTACAACTTATCTTTAGGGAATCCAAATTCATTACGAGATAATGAGCGATCCCATTTAGGGAAAACACTTGATTTTTTATCTAAAGAATTTGATGTATTATTTGTTATTTCATCAGGGAATATAAATTCTAGTCTTGGAACTTATCCCGAGAATCACTTTTCAAATGTAAATGCTAGAATTGGATCACCAGCAGAATCATTATTAGGATTAACGGTTGGATCAATCGCTAAATATGACGATCACGGTTCACTCACTAAAAGAGACTTAATTTCTCCTTTTTCAAAAATTGGTCCTGGCACAGATGGTGGTTTGAAACCTGAGTTAGTTTCTCACGGTGGAAATCTTATGTCTCCGTATACTTCATTTCCTAGAATTTCAGCTTGTGGATTATTCGAAGATGGTTTAAGCTTATCTTATGATAATGGAACTAGCTTCTCGTCCCCAATTATATCAAGACATGCTCAAATGCTTTTCGATTATTATCCCTTTGCAAAAACAAATTTAATTAAAGCTTTGCTTATTCATTTTGCAGAAAAAAGAGAAGTTTTTGAAAACTTTGATTTCGATTTTAAATTTACTGGATTTGGCGAACCTTTGATTCAAAATGCTTTATATGCAAATAAGACAGCAACATATCTATATCAAGGGGAGTTAGACATGGACAACTATGATTATGTAAAATTTAACATTCCAGATATTTTTCATGATGGAAATCTAGAAAGCAAACTCAAATTAAAAATCACAATTGTATATAATCCAGAGGTTAATTTAAATAATGATTATGAATACTCAAAAACGAGACTTTCGGTAAAGTTGGTTAAAAACACTGCAGTTGGGTTAAAAGAAATTAGTCTTTCAAATTCAAATATTTATACTAAACAATGGAGTCCAATTTTACAATTTGAAAAATCTTTCACTAGAAATTTTGATGCTGGAGAATGGGAAGTTGCATTAAGGTTATATACCAGGAGCATAACTGACGTAAATTTCAAGCAAGACTATGCTATAATTATAGAAGTCATGGATGAAAATGGGAATATTAATGTTTACGATGAAATCAAAAATGACACAAGTCTAAACTATAATTCATTTGAAAATGACGTTTATAATATAAACTACGCCTAA